A section of the Saccharomyces paradoxus strain CBS432 chromosome XII sequence genome encodes:
- the UPS1 gene encoding Ups1p (Phosphatidic acid transfer protein~similar to YLR193C) — MVLLHRSTHIFPTDFASVSRAFFNRYPNPYSPHVLSIDTISRKVDQEGNLRTTRLLKKSGKLPTWVKPFLRGITETWIIEVSVVNPGNSTMKTYTRNLDHTGIMKVEEYTTYQFDNATSSTIAESRVKFSSGFNMGIKSKVEDWSRTKFDENVKKSRMGMAFVIQKLEEARNPQF; from the coding sequence ATGGTCCTCTTACACAGAAGCACACATATATTTCCTACAGATTTTGCCTCTGTTTCACGCgcctttttcaatagataCCCCAACCCATATTCCCCTCATGTACTTTCGATAGACACGATATCAAGGAAGGTTGACCAAGAGGGAAATTTGCGCACAACAAGGCTGTTGAAGAAGTCAGGAAAGTTGCCTACTTGGGTCAAACCCTTTCTGAGAGGAATAACAGAGACATGGATAATCGAAGTTTCCGTAGTGAACCCCGGTAACTCCACGATGAAAACCTACACAAGGAATTTAGATCACACTGGAATTATGAAGGTAGAAGAGTATACGACCTATCAGTTTGACAACGCTACAAGCAGTACGATAGCAGAGAGCCGGGTGAAATTTTCGAGCGGCTTCAATATGGGCATCAAATCTAAGGTAGAGGATTGGTCGCGCACcaaatttgatgaaaacgTCAAGAAAAGCAGAATGGGCATGGCTTTTGTTATCCAAAAACTCGAAGAGGCGAGAAATCCTCAGTTTTGA
- the NMT1 gene encoding glycylpeptide N-tetradecanoyltransferase NMT1 (N-myristoyl transferase~similar to YLR195C): MSEEDKAKKLENLLKLLQLNNGDTSKFTQEQKKAMKDHKFWRTQPVKDFDEKVEEEGPIDKPKTPEDIPDKPLPLLSSFEWCSIDVDNKKQLEDVFVLLNENYVEDRDAGFRFNYTKEFFNWALKSPGWKKDWHIGVRVKETQKLVAFISAIPVTLGVRGKEIPSVEINFLCVHKQLRSKRLTPVLIKEITRRVNKCDIWHALYTAGVVLPAPVSTCRYTHRPLNWKKLYEVDFTGLPDGHTEEDMIAENALPGKTKTAGLRKLKEEDIDQVFELFKRYQSRFELVQIFSKEEFRHNFIGEESLPLDKQVVFSYVVEQPDGKITDFFSFYSLPFTILNNKKYKDLGIGYLYYYATDADFQFKDRFDPKATKALGKRLRELIYDACILAKNANMDVFNALTSQDNTLFLDDLKFGPGDGFLNFYLFNYRANPITGGLNPDNSNDVERRSNIGVVML; encoded by the coding sequence ATGTCAGAAGAGGACAAAGccaaaaaattagaaaatttgttgaagttATTACAATTGAATAATGGCGATACTTCAAAATTCACTCAAGAGCAGAAAAAGGCTATGAAAGACCACAAATTCTGGAGAACGCAACCGGTcaaagattttgatgaaaaagtaGAGGAAGAGGGCCCCATTGATAAACCAAAGACACCAGAAGATATACCTGATAAGCCATTACCTTTATTGTCTAGTTTCGAATGGTGTAGTATTGATGTGGACAACAAAAAGCAGCTTGAAGATGTTTTCGTTCTACTAAACGAAAACTACGTTGAAGATCGCGATGCAGGCTTCAGGTTTAACTATaccaaagaatttttcaattgggCGTTAAAAAGTCCAGGCTGGAAGAAGGATTGGCATATTGGTGTTCGCGTTAAAGAAACGCAGAAACTAGTTGCCTTCATCTCAGCCATCCCAGTAACACTTGGTGTTAGAGGTAAAGAAATACCTAGTGTAgaaatcaatttcttgtGCGTTCACAAACAGCTAAGATCGAAGAGGTTGACTCCTGTTTTGATTAAAGAAATTACTAGACGAGTCAACAAATGTGACATCTGGCATGCATTGTACACGGCGGGAGTTGTTTTGCCAGCACCTGTGAGTACATGTCGTTATACACATCGTCCGTTAAACTGGAAGAAGCTTTATGAGGTAGATTTTACTGGTTTACCAGATGGACATACAGAGGAGGATATGATTGCCGAGAATGCGTTACCGGGCAAAACTAAGACAGCAGGCTTGAGAAAGTTAAAGGAGGAAGATATTGACCAAGTCTTTGAGTTGTTCAAAAGATATCAATCCAGATTCGAACTagttcaaattttttctaagGAAGAATTCAGACACAATTTTATTGGTGAGGAATCATTACCATTGGATAAACAAGTAGTCTTCTCGTATGTAGTTGAACAACCGGATGGGAAAATTACAGACTTCTTCTCATTTTACTCACTGCCATTCACAATTctaaataacaaaaaatataaggACCTAGGCATCGGGTACTTGTATTATTATGCCACCGATGCTGATTTCCAATTCAAAGACAGGTTCGATCCAAAAGCCACCAAGGCATTGGGAAAAAGATTGCGCGAATTGATTTACGACGCATGTATTTTGGCCAAGAATGCTAATATGGATGTTTTTAACGCGTTGACTTCGCAAGATAATACATTGTTCCTGGATGATTTGAAGTTCGGGCCTGGTGACGGGTTCTTGAACTTCTATCTATTTAATTACAGAGCAAACCCGATTACAGGTGGCTTGAATCCCGATAATAGTAATGACGTCGAAAGGCGCAGTAATATCGGTGTCGTTATGTTGTAG
- the HCR1 gene encoding translation initiation factor eIF3 core subunit j (eIF3j component of translation initiation factor 3 (eIF3)~similar to YLR192C) — protein MSWDDEAINGSMGNDDVVLMDSWDAEIGDDEPVMQSWDAEEEEKKPTPKPKKEQPKKAKKGKESSTDRVLLDIDTLDEKTRKELIKKAEMESDLNNAADLFAGLGVAEEHPRARALQKEQEEQALKRPAFTKDTPIETHPLFNAESKREYQDLRKALSAAITPMNKKSPLNYSSSLAIDLIRDVAKPMSIESIRQTVATLNVLIKDKEREERQARLARVRGGTATGGAGKKKVKGKTNLGGAFKKDQDFDLDGADDFEFGDDDFM, from the coding sequence ATGTCTTGGGACGATGAAGCTATCAACGGTTCTATGGGTAATGATGACGTCGTTTTGATGGACTCATGGGATGCTGAAATCGGTGATGACGAACCTGTCATGCAATCGTGGGATgcagaagaggaagaaaagaagcctACTCCAaaaccaaagaaagaacaacCAAAAAAGGCTAAGAAAGGTAAAGAATCCTCCACTGACAGAGTCCTATTGGATATTGACACATTAGACGAAAAGACTCGTAAAGAATTGATCAAGAAGGCTGAAATGGAGTCTGATTTAAACAACGCCGCAGATTTGTTTGCGGGTTTAGGCGTTGCCGAAGAACATCCAAGAGCCCGTGCTttacaaaaagaacaagaggaACAAGCTCTAAAAAGACCCGCCTTTACCAAGGATACGCCTATCGAAACACACCCACTGTTTAACGCTGAATCGAAGAGGGAATACCAAGATTTAAGAAAGGCCCTCTCTGCTGCTATCACACcaatgaacaagaaatcTCCGCTGAACTACTCTTCGTCATTAGCCATTGATTTGATTAGAGATGTAGCAAAGCCAATGTCTATCGAATCTATAAGACAAACAGTTGCTACTCTGAACGTTTTGAtcaaagataaagaaagagaagagagGCAAGCTCGTTTGGCTCGTGTTAGAGGTGGTACTGCTACTGGTGGTGCCggtaagaaaaaagtcAAGGGTAAGACCAATTTGGGTGGtgcattcaaaaaagatcaaGATTTCGATCTAGATGGCGCCGACGACTTTGAATTCGGTGATGATGACTTTATGTAA
- the PEX13 gene encoding peroxin PEX13 (Peroxisomal importomer complex component~similar to YLR191W) encodes MSSTAAPRPKPWETGAPLDEPQRNAQSLSAMMTSNQQDSGQAEGNNSSNSSSESAPEVLPRPAALNSSGTYGEPSTIPAIYGNSNYGMPYDNNPYSMNSIYGNSIGRYGYGGSYYGNNYGSFYGGGYGSGAGYGMNNGSGLGESTKATFQLIESLIGAVTGFAQMLESTYMATHNSFFTMVSVAEQFGNLKEMLGSFFGIFAIMKFLKKVLYRATKGRLGTPPKKFAGSEGSKNKLIEDFQKFNNGGSTTGKAARRKISWKPLLFFLMAVFGFPYILNKFIAKLQTSGTIQASQGNGSESIDPSKLEFARALYDFVPENPEMEVALKKGDLMAILSKKDPLGRDSDWWKVRTKNGNIGYIPYNYIEIIKRRRKIEHVNDETPTR; translated from the coding sequence ATGTCTTCCACAGCAGCACCACGACCTAAACCTTGGGAGACTGGCGCACCCTTAGATGAGCCGCAGCGTAATGCTCAGTCCTTAAGTGCGATGATGACTTCGAATCAACAGGACTCCGGGCAAGCTGAAGGAAACAATAGCAGTAATAGTTCAAGCGAGTCTGCCCCAGAAGTTTTGCCACGACCTGCCGCACTAAACTCTTCTGGTACCTACGGTGAACCGAGTACAATACCGGCAATATACGGCAATAGCAATTATGGGATGCCCTATGATAACAATCCGTATAGTATGAACTCCATCTACGGAAACAGCATAGGGAGGTATGGGTATGGAGGATCCTACTATGGCAATAATTACGGATCTTTTTATGGAGGAGGATACGGTTCAGGAGCGGGGTACGGAATGAATAATGGTAGTGGCCTAGGCGAGTCAACGAAGGCTACTTTTCAATTAATAGAAAGTTTGATAGGAGCTGTCACAGGTTTTGCACAAATGCTGGAGTCTACATATATGGCGACACACAACTCTTTTTTCACCATGGTGTCCGTGGCAGAACAGTTTGGTaatttgaaggaaatgCTGGgttcattttttggtatCTTTGCTATAATGAAGTTTCTTAAAAAAGTGCTCTATCGCGCTACTAAGGGTAGACTAGGAACaccaccaaaaaaatttgcagGCTCTGAAGGAAGCAAAAATAAACTAATTGAAGATTTCCAAAAGTTTAATAATGGTGGTTCAACTACTGGCAAAGCCGCGAGAAGGAAAATATCATGGAAGCcactattattttttttgatggcAGTATTTGGTTTTCCATACATATTAAACAAATTTATTGCTAAACTACAGACCTCTGGAACCATACAAGCATCGCAAGGAAATGGTAGCGAGTCTATTGATCCTTCTAAATTAGAATTTGCAAGGGCGTTATATGATTTTGTTCCAGAAAATCCAGAGATGGAAGTTGCTTTAAAAAAGGGAGACTTAATGGCTATTTTAAGTAAGAAAGACCCTCTTGGTAGGGATTCCGACTGGTGGAAAgtaagaacaaaaaatggTAATATTGGCTACATTCCGTATAATTATATCGAGATCATAAAAAGGCGGAGAAAAATTGAGCATGTTAATGATGAAACTCCTACACGTTAG
- the NCW2 gene encoding Ncw2p (Structural constituent of the cell wall~similar to YLR194C) — MKACSILVTSLISLAAAQKDTGSLDGQNSKDGSQEKSSNSQEVSSATTKEVQQSTMAVVSTEKSLVQTSNVVSNTYAVAPSTTVVTTDAQGKTTTQYLWWVAESNSAVTTTSTASVQPTDETSSGIINSASSTTSTDGPITIITTTNSLGEPYTSTVWWLPSSVTTASTASSSKSSSGSSSGSSSEAKSSSKVVSTIKSTYTTTSGSKVETLTTTYKSTVNGKVASVISNSTNGAFAGTHIAYGAGAFAVGALLL; from the coding sequence ATGAAAGCCTGTTCCATATTAGTTACCTCCTTAATTTCTCTAGCCGCTGCTCAAAAGGACACTGGCTCCTTAGATGGCCAGAACTCTAAAGATGGCTCCCAAGAAAAGAGCTCGAACTCTCAAGAGGTCTCATCCGCCACAACAAAAGAAGTTCAACAAAGTACAATGGCAGTCGTTTCTACCGAGAAGAGCTTGGTACAAACAAGCAACGTCGTCAGCAATACCTATGCTGTGGCTCCAAGTACTACCGTAGTGACCACGGATGCCCAAGGTAAAACTACCACACAGTACCTATGGTGGGTGGCCGAAAGTAACTCCGCTGTGACTACAACTTCAACTGCGTCTGTGCAGCCCACAGACGAGACTTCAAGCGGAATCATCAACTCCGCATCCTCGACAACATCAACGGACGGACCAATCACTATAATAACCACCACGAATTCGCTGGGTGAACCATACACATCCACTGTTTGGTGGCTACCGTCCTCAGTAACAACAGCCAGCACAGCTTCATCAAGTAAATCATCATCGGGATCCTCATCGGGATCCTCATCAGAGGCAAAATCGAGCTCCAAGGTAGTAAGCACTATCAAATCAACCTATACAACTACATCGGGTTCTAAAGTTGAGACACTGACCACTACATACAAGTCTACGGTCAATGGTAAGGTAGCGTCCGTAATCTCCAATTCTACCAATGGTGCTTTTGCCGGCACTCATATAGCTTATGGTGCTGGTGCATTCGCCGTTGGTGCTCTCTTATTATAG